DNA from Ananas comosus cultivar F153 linkage group 12, ASM154086v1, whole genome shotgun sequence:
TTTGAAGAGAGGGTGAAAAAGAGAAGCAgataccttttttttcttttgtttgtttttcttttacgtatatttttcttctttttttttacatgtaACTTTGACAGTTTAATGTTATCATAAAATAGCTTTCTGAATATTTTATGATCAATAAAAGCTGTTCTAAATTTCTATTCTTTCAGTTCAGAGAATGCAACAGGATACAACATTACCAGAAATAAGTATGCAATGCCCTAATTTATGGTTTAAGTTCATACTCAATAATGctgagcaagtggcaaaaatgAGTACTAGCCAAATAAACATTCTTAAATCAAGATAAAGAGTTTAAATATGACTAGTAAAATAGTACGGATGTGAACATGTTGTCGAGAGAATCTAAGCTTTCTGGCTCACAGAGCCCGTGCGGTGCTTACATTCCTTTGCGAAGATGAGCAAGCCCATCTCTAACTTACTAGTCTGGACCTGTCCATCGAAAGACTAAACtgcaagaaagagaaagaaagcgAGAGAGCTGCCGACTACTACAACAAATAAGACTTTTCGAAATTCAGAGACAGTCCATGAATATTTTACCTTCCACATCGGTAGTACACAGCTCCGCAGGTACTTCTAGAAGAATCTGGAATGTTCCAGTTTAACCTCCAAAATAGTGCCTCTCAAAGGTTTTGGGTGATTGTTCGGAGATAGTGCGAGAGGAAAATTGCGAAGTATTCACATATTATGGCACTTTAATAAGCATGAAAACTCTTTCTTATCCATCTAATTGACAGAAGAATAAGCAATTGCAGAACATTTATTATCCTATTCCCTTCAAACTCATACCATATGGCACTAACAACTAACAAGCATATTAAAACATACGAAAATACTAAAGAAATCTCGAAGTATGCGAGGATAGAGTTTACATCAAGCATGGACGGAACGAGATCGCAGTACGGAGAAATGTAAAACATCTTTCACAACAGGCTCCTACAATCATTTGCCAAAGATGCGCGTCCTCGCGCAGAACCACTATAGGCAGAGACTTACACTATGTTTAGATATCCAAGGAACTTAGACAGGAACAATCTGAGCAACAGTTGCTAAATTGTACTTTAAGGCACAAAGTATTTAAAGAATTAAAACAGCGCAGGAACACTCACTtacaaatatcataattttcaTATTGCCCCCTACAATTTCCAAATTTAGATGATAGCCCATTATCCTGTGATCAAGTAGACAAATTTTGTCTAACAAAATGGTCCACAAGAGGCAGCATTACAAAATAGTGGTATTTATAGAGGGTAAAGTGAAAATATCAATGTTTATGGGGGTTTCCCGCAATTTAGCCTCATACATACACATGTAGTCAACTATCTCATTTAAAAAGTGGAATTAACAACAACAGTTTCATAACTTCACTAGAATTTGACTAAAATTGCTGAGAATCTAGTTAGGAGAATATGAGGTTTCCACATCGCAAGCACTACTAATTATTGGACCCTCTCATCAAAATATCTCAACAAACAACATATTAAtcacaaaaacagaaaaaaaaaaaaaaaaaaaaaaaaaaaaaaaaaggaaaggaaacaGTAAGGATACtgagctaaaaaaaaaacttactgtACAAAGGATTCGTAATTACAGATAAGCGCGCAGACTTAACTGAAATTAGCAACTGACCCtttggtactaaagtaagaaccATCAAGACGACAATTCAACCGATGAAGCAATACTAACCCTAATCTTCAATCTCAACCAGCTGAGCTCTCCTCTCGGCCGCTTTCTTTCGGACAAAGATTCCCCACCTCATAGCTGCTTTTATCTTAAGCCAACCCACCACAGCCTTTCCAGAAGCCCTGCTTCGGTCCTCGTCAAAGTTGAAATTAGGGCACGGAGAAGGAATGTAGGATTGAAAACAGTACCCATCTTCCGGCAAATTGACGGAATTGCCCCCCATACTAAAGACTCGGAGCAGTTGTTGCATGTCCTCGTTTTCGAGCATTTCGTTGCTCCGCATTCGGATCTCCTCCTCAGAGAAGAAGCCATCTAGGGCTGACTGCTGTATTGAGTGGCCCGATGCTAGGCCCATGTTGTCGTTTCTTGAAACCAGCGGTTGGTGATTTGATCCGATTAATTGTTCGTGAGGGGTTAGCGAAGAGTTATGGAACTGTGTATGAGAATTAGATGGTAGTTGTTGAGGTTGAGTCGAGTATCTGGTTACTTGGTTTCCGTTATAGCCAGCGGAAATGGTACCATCTGAAACAAAGAAAGAATTAAATTTCAGTGAGGACCTTCTAAGCTCTGGCAGAAATATAAATAAGTTGCGCACTCGTTCACGTAAATGACCAAGACATGAAGAACGGAAATAACAGTTTCTTGTTAAATTCGTTTAAGTAGCTTCTAATGATATACAGCTTCATCTTCTACAAAAACAATAAGGAAAACAAATTTATATCCATGGAGTTTGACCTGGTTTTAATTTCATCCTTAAGAGTTTCGAATAACAACTCAGTCCCTAAAGTTTTAGTCTTAGTATAATTTCAACCTCAAAGTTCCTGAAACTTGACTCAATTTCAATTTTGTGCCTAGAGTTCAACCGCAGATTCAATTTCATCCTCCAAGTTTCAGTTTCAATAAATGGAAGTATAGGCTTAAATTGTTAAAGTCTGAAACAATGAGGGCGAAGTTGAAATGCAGTCAAAACAATAGGGACCGAATCTGTGCTAAATCCAAACAATAAGATTGAAAATTCTCGGAGTTCCTCACCTCCTCCAGGGATTCCTGTATCCGTTGATGGCTGATGTTCTAAAGGAGCCAAAGCCGAAATGTGGGTTTGAGAGACATGCTGATCGTATGAAGCAGGGTAATTTGCTGGAACGGGAGGAGCCTCATTTTGTAAAGTGGGAGTTGTCTTCTTGCTCGGCTTAGAGTTCAAAAGTGCTTTTCCATCATACTCAATCACATTCATCCAATTATCATATGCTTTTTTCACCAATGTATCCGCAAAGAGCTGGAGAAAGGAAAAAGATTTTTCTTTGTCAGAGAATTCCAGATGAATTTAAGCTTAATCTCTATATCAGATTTATACAAATGTTTCGAACAACAGATAATACAGAGAATAAATTATACTCAATAATCTCGAAGAAACACAATAGAAATATGTGCATGCCAGGAGAAACATGCAAACAACACCAACCTTCTGAGTGTCATTAAGACTATCCACAGAATAATACTGCCCACTAGCAATAAGGCCGCAAAACTCGTAAATATTGTTGAAAATAGCTCCAATACTCCTCGTCTCATCAGAGTAGTATATATAGTACTTTCCGCTCAAGACGCAAGTCTTCGCATGTTCCACAAGGCTTTCCCACATCTTATTCGACATACCACTCCCAAGGATCTACATTTATAAATGCAAAATATGTCAGAGCAACTTATACATGAAAACATCtgcatggaaaaaaaaaaattcgattttGCAATTCAGTAAAATTTGGGCTCAAAACTTGTGTGGACAAGAATGCCCCTTGGCTGTAACTTTAATGGAACTTTAATGTGTAGATATATCCCCGGGGGGACTAAGGGTATTTCAGTCCATAAAAGAGATTTAACAACATTGTTGAAAGATTGATTGAAGTTGCAAAACTAGAAAAGATGAACTATTTTGCAGGAGTCCCTATAGCAGATAAAAAACGACTTTATGATGACAAGCAATTAATAAGAAATTAAGAACTAACATTTCTCAATCTTTGTGAATCCCTAACAAGTAGCCTGAGAAAATCTTCAACTGAATAGATTCCACACTTATTCAGCCTCTTGTGGAACGAACCATCCTTCCCAATCTTTTCCAATCTCCAAACATCATCCTTCAACGCTGGTGGGTAGTGTTTCTTGTACACTACaaaagtcagaaaaaaaaaaaaaaagaaaattacgaTGAACCCAACAGAAGGCAGAGAAATGATACAT
Protein-coding regions in this window:
- the LOC109718580 gene encoding calmodulin-binding protein 60 B-like is translated as MQRPMRLERSGTMTREKRGLDAAAAAEGEDLRPEPKRQKAPALASVIVEALKLDSLQKLCSSLEPILRRVVSEEVERALVKLCPTRIAGRSSPKRIEGPDGRNLQLHFRSRLSLPLFTGGKVEGEQGAAIHVVLLDASTNCVVTTGPESCAKLDIVVLEGDFNNEDDEGWTEEEFESHVVKEREGKRPLLTGDLHVNLKEGVGTMGEITFTDNSSWIRSRKFRLGLKVSLGFCEGTRIREGKTEAFTVKDHRGELYKKHYPPALKDDVWRLEKIGKDGSFHKRLNKCGIYSVEDFLRLLVRDSQRLRNILGSGMSNKMWESLVEHAKTCVLSGKYYIYYSDETRSIGAIFNNIYEFCGLIASGQYYSVDSLNDTQKLFADTLVKKAYDNWMNVIEYDGKALLNSKPSKKTTPTLQNEAPPVPANYPASYDQHVSQTHISALAPLEHQPSTDTGIPGGDGTISAGYNGNQVTRYSTQPQQLPSNSHTQFHNSSLTPHEQLIGSNHQPLVSRNDNMGLASGHSIQQSALDGFFSEEEIRMRSNEMLENEDMQQLLRVFSMGGNSVNLPEDGYCFQSYIPSPCPNFNFDEDRSRASGKAVVGWLKIKAAMRWGIFVRKKAAERRAQLVEIED